In one Pasteuria penetrans genomic region, the following are encoded:
- a CDS encoding alpha-ketoacid dehydrogenase subunit beta: MAVLSYIEAITAALRTEMERDPNVFLLGEDIGQLGGVFRVTAGLQAQFGADRVLDTPLSEAAIVGVGIGAAAYGLRPVAEVQFADFIYPACNQIISEASKLRYRSHNSFTCPLVIRAPYGGGVHGGLYHSQCVEASFTHVPGLTIVMPSTPTDAKGLLQAAIRSEDPVLFFEHKKMYRWPSLREKVPEGGRLPELGKARVRREGTDVTVIAYGMAVHWAMEAARLLTDEGFSVHILDLCTLVPLDREAIYRAVARTGRVLIVHEDNRTGGFGGEVAACIAENAFWVLDAPIRRVAAPDVPAVPYSDVLEQAFLPNAKTVAYALRSLIQE, translated from the coding sequence ATGGCAGTTCTTTCCTATATTGAGGCGATTACTGCGGCTCTCCGAACGGAAATGGAACGTGATCCGAATGTTTTTCTCCTGGGTGAGGACATAGGGCAGCTTGGTGGGGTCTTTCGCGTCACAGCGGGACTTCAGGCGCAGTTTGGCGCTGATCGGGTTCTGGATACGCCCCTCTCAGAGGCAGCGATTGTGGGTGTAGGGATTGGTGCCGCCGCTTATGGGTTGCGTCCCGTAGCCGAGGTGCAATTTGCTGATTTTATCTATCCAGCTTGCAATCAAATCATCAGTGAGGCGTCCAAGTTACGTTATCGTTCCCATAATAGTTTTACTTGTCCCTTAGTCATCCGCGCCCCCTACGGTGGTGGTGTGCATGGCGGTTTGTATCATTCGCAATGTGTGGAGGCCTCTTTCACCCATGTTCCTGGTCTGACGATCGTTATGCCTTCTACACCCACGGACGCAAAGGGTTTGCTGCAGGCAGCTATTCGTAGTGAGGACCCTGTGTTGTTTTTTGAGCACAAGAAGATGTATCGTTGGCCCAGTTTGAGGGAGAAGGTTCCTGAAGGGGGGCGTCTACCGGAGTTAGGTAAGGCGCGTGTGCGGAGGGAAGGAACGGATGTGACTGTCATTGCATATGGGATGGCAGTTCATTGGGCTATGGAGGCGGCACGGCTGTTGACAGATGAAGGTTTCTCTGTGCATATCCTGGATCTGTGTACGTTGGTTCCCCTAGATAGGGAGGCCATTTATCGGGCAGTTGCCAGGACAGGTAGGGTATTGATTGTCCATGAAGATAATCGAACGGGGGGATTTGGTGGGGAGGTAGCAGCCTGCATTGCGGAGAATGCCTTTTGGGTGCTTGACGCTCCCATCCGTCGTGTAGCGGCTCCCGATGTACCTGCGGTTCCGTACAGCGATGTGTTAGAACAAGCCTTTTTGCCTAACGCCAAAACGGTGGCATATGCTCTGCGATCATTGATACAGGAGTAG
- a CDS encoding thiamine pyrophosphate-dependent dehydrogenase E1 component subunit alpha translates to MGESVHRMLGISDAQLFSMYQTMRLARTVDERLWLLNRAAKISFVVSCQGHEAVQVGSVAALTPREDWFCPYYRDLGMMLALGQTPLDAMLAAFARRDDPNSGGRQMLAHYSDRKRRVLSGSSPTATQVLHAVGIAYAMRLRKERGVVLASCGEGATSQGEFHEACNFAGVYHLPVIFLVQNNRYAISVPLTRQVAGGSIAKRAAGYGFYGVHLDGTDIFQVYRTVQEAVQRARDGRGPTLLEAWVPRLRPHSSDDDDRVYRTEVEQMQDHQQDPLPRLRQYLFQFRLASESELNRCDQQAVEQVDEAIRQAEAAPFPNPSTLGRYVRAGVHREGPDDGSSFLY, encoded by the coding sequence ATGGGGGAGTCAGTGCACCGTATGCTTGGTATTTCCGATGCACAGTTATTTTCTATGTATCAAACGATGCGATTGGCCCGTACAGTGGATGAGAGGCTCTGGTTACTCAATCGGGCAGCCAAGATATCCTTTGTTGTTTCCTGCCAAGGTCATGAGGCTGTACAGGTGGGAAGCGTTGCTGCACTGACGCCGCGGGAGGATTGGTTTTGTCCTTATTACCGTGATCTTGGTATGATGCTTGCTTTGGGGCAGACCCCTCTAGATGCTATGTTAGCGGCTTTTGCTCGTCGTGATGATCCTAATAGTGGTGGGCGACAGATGTTGGCCCACTATAGTGATCGCAAACGGAGGGTTTTGAGTGGTTCTAGTCCCACGGCGACGCAGGTTTTGCATGCCGTTGGAATTGCCTATGCCATGCGTTTGCGCAAGGAGCGGGGGGTTGTTTTAGCCTCATGTGGTGAGGGTGCCACGAGTCAAGGGGAGTTTCACGAGGCCTGCAATTTCGCCGGTGTATACCACTTGCCCGTTATTTTTCTTGTGCAGAACAATCGTTATGCGATTTCTGTTCCCCTGACCCGGCAAGTGGCCGGGGGGAGTATTGCAAAACGAGCGGCGGGGTATGGTTTTTACGGTGTACATTTGGATGGGACGGATATCTTTCAGGTGTATAGGACAGTGCAAGAGGCCGTACAGCGTGCACGCGATGGGAGGGGTCCGACGTTGTTGGAGGCATGGGTGCCCCGATTGCGGCCCCACTCTAGTGATGATGATGATCGAGTTTATCGGACAGAGGTAGAACAAATGCAGGATCACCAACAGGACCCTTTGCCGCGTTTACGTCAATATTTATTTCAATTCCGTTTGGCGAGTGAGTCAGAGTTGAATCGTTGTGATCAACAGGCGGTAGAACAAGTGGATGAGGCAATTCGCCAGGCAGAGGCAGCGCCGTTCCCCAATCCTAGTACTCTAGGGCGATATGTTCGTGCTGGAGTTCACAGGGAGGGACCGGACGATGGCAGTTCTTTCCTATATTGA
- a CDS encoding Glu/Leu/Phe/Val family dehydrogenase: MVPFREMEDHGCEQLVFCHDPATQLRAIIAIHDTTLGPALGGLRMLPYATSAEAVRDVVRLAQGMTYKSALAGLPLGGGKAVIIGDSMTDKTPTLIRSFARAVQQLHGVYITAEDMGTTEQDMQEIRDVTPYVTGFRKEAGGSGDPSSLTAYGVFRGIQAALGHKEGSDSLRGKHVALQGAGATSTHLCRYLAKAGAVLTVADYIPERAAYVARNYGATVVDPGILHKTACDVFAPCARGGILNDQTIPQLRCRVIAGSANNQLEDPPRHAAALATRNILYVPDYGINAGGLICVADTMLHGYDEAMIRERVHTIYDTIQVLLDTAQRKFVTPLEVADCMVEDRLRGAREQRKDCPSGFYGPARVRK, translated from the coding sequence ATGGTGCCGTTTCGTGAGATGGAGGACCATGGTTGTGAACAACTGGTATTTTGCCACGATCCCGCGACGCAGTTGCGGGCCATTATCGCTATCCATGATACCACCCTGGGTCCTGCCCTAGGGGGGTTGCGTATGCTGCCCTATGCCACTTCAGCGGAGGCGGTAAGGGATGTCGTTCGTCTTGCCCAGGGTATGACTTATAAGTCGGCTTTGGCAGGCCTTCCCTTGGGCGGGGGAAAGGCTGTTATCATTGGTGATTCCATGACGGATAAGACTCCTACCCTCATTCGCTCCTTTGCGCGAGCCGTGCAGCAGTTGCACGGTGTATACATTACGGCAGAGGATATGGGAACCACGGAACAGGATATGCAGGAGATTCGTGACGTCACCCCCTATGTTACGGGTTTCAGGAAGGAGGCGGGTGGATCAGGTGACCCGTCTTCCCTCACCGCCTATGGGGTTTTCCGTGGTATTCAGGCAGCCCTAGGGCACAAGGAGGGCAGTGATTCCCTGCGGGGGAAACACGTGGCGTTACAGGGGGCGGGGGCTACCTCTACCCATCTCTGCCGTTACTTGGCAAAAGCGGGTGCCGTACTCACTGTGGCTGACTACATTCCTGAGCGTGCGGCTTATGTGGCCCGGAACTACGGGGCTACGGTGGTAGATCCGGGGATTCTTCATAAGACAGCTTGCGATGTTTTTGCGCCCTGTGCCCGGGGGGGCATTCTGAACGATCAAACCATACCCCAACTTCGTTGTAGGGTAATAGCAGGTTCTGCTAACAATCAATTGGAGGATCCCCCCCGTCATGCTGCAGCTCTGGCGACTCGTAATATTTTGTATGTTCCCGATTATGGTATCAATGCGGGGGGATTGATTTGTGTAGCTGATACGATGTTACACGGTTATGATGAGGCTATGATACGAGAACGGGTACATACGATTTATGATACGATTCAGGTGCTATTGGATACAGCGCAGCGGAAGTTCGTTACGCCACTTGAGGTGGCTGATTGTATGGTAGAGGATCGTTTGCGGGGGGCCAGGGAACAGCGGAAGGACTGCCCCTCGGGGTTCTACGGTCCCGCAAGGGTGCGAAAGTGA
- a CDS encoding DUF2627 family protein has protein sequence MHRFYRIVILCILALPVIFSVWAWTQLRDLCFSILSGQEFSWIETIIYLLSFLAGFAPISGLFYYRYQTTARLRKATRARRQKRGAT, from the coding sequence ATGCATCGTTTTTATCGGATTGTGATACTTTGTATTCTAGCTTTGCCCGTCATCTTCTCCGTGTGGGCATGGACACAACTACGTGACCTCTGTTTCTCCATCCTCAGTGGACAGGAATTTTCATGGATAGAGACCATAATCTACCTCTTATCCTTCCTCGCCGGGTTTGCCCCCATTTCTGGCCTCTTTTATTATCGTTACCAAACTACAGCTCGCCTGCGAAAGGCCACCCGGGCACGTCGACAGAAGAGGGGGGCCACGTAG
- a CDS encoding superoxide dismutase produces MYNPRPLYLMPPPYIYPWMASYPTIPTPTQNENPSPPRDRESLQPVPIGGHELPRLAYRYDALEPYIVERIMIIHHRVLHCGYVKTLNKTELALKKARESNNYESIRCLERDAAYYGAAHYLHTLFWETMRPFAVSIPPARLRKQLEDDYGSLAAFKKQFEEAALAVEMSGWAILTWCPRSQRTAILMTDKHPNLTQWESIPLLPLDMAEHAYFLQYTYRKQNYIRNWWAVVNWTEVERRWLIARQVRWEPC; encoded by the coding sequence ATGTACAATCCAAGGCCACTTTACCTTATGCCTCCCCCTTATATTTATCCTTGGATGGCAAGCTACCCTACTATTCCAACTCCCACACAAAACGAAAATCCATCACCACCTAGGGACAGGGAATCACTGCAACCCGTCCCCATCGGGGGCCACGAGCTACCCCGCCTCGCCTACCGCTATGATGCCCTAGAACCCTACATTGTGGAGCGAATTATGATCATTCACCACAGGGTACTCCATTGTGGTTATGTAAAAACCCTCAATAAGACGGAATTAGCCCTAAAGAAAGCCCGTGAGAGTAACAATTACGAATCCATTCGTTGTCTGGAACGTGATGCCGCCTACTATGGCGCAGCACATTATCTACATACCCTGTTCTGGGAAACGATGAGACCTTTTGCGGTCTCCATACCCCCCGCCAGATTAAGAAAACAATTGGAGGACGACTACGGTAGCCTCGCAGCCTTCAAAAAACAGTTTGAAGAGGCAGCCCTGGCAGTGGAGATGTCGGGGTGGGCTATTCTGACCTGGTGCCCTCGTTCCCAACGCACTGCGATCCTAATGACAGACAAACATCCTAATCTAACACAATGGGAGTCCATCCCCCTTCTCCCATTGGATATGGCAGAACACGCCTACTTTTTGCAATATACGTACCGAAAACAGAACTATATCAGGAACTGGTGGGCGGTTGTGAACTGGACAGAAGTAGAGAGACGCTGGCTCATCGCCCGCCAGGTACGCTGGGAACCCTGTTAG
- a CDS encoding group II intron maturase-specific domain-containing protein, whose protein sequence is MGFVPAISQKSKSKIARQVGKLGIPSRVGIDLEEIANLLHAKLMGWLTYYGAFYPSAIRSFLRDHIDQVLARWATKKYKKLNNWKKALRWVRYIRGKYRRLFVHWHLNRTRS, encoded by the coding sequence GTGGGTTTCGTACCAGCCATAAGCCAAAAATCTAAAAGCAAGATAGCTAGGCAAGTTGGGAAGCTGGGCATCCCAAGTAGAGTGGGCATAGATCTGGAGGAGATAGCAAACCTTCTCCATGCCAAACTCATGGGATGGCTTACCTATTATGGCGCCTTCTACCCTTCGGCCATTAGGAGTTTCTTGCGTGACCACATCGACCAAGTTCTGGCTCGATGGGCCACGAAGAAATACAAAAAGCTGAACAATTGGAAAAAGGCCCTGAGATGGGTTCGATATATACGGGGAAAGTACCGAAGGCTGTTTGTACACTGGCATCTGAATAGGACAAGATCCTAA
- a CDS encoding IS256 family transposase, with translation MIPIDLDVDRMEKRIEERIQHYEQKGLSLQESIPHVVEEIEEDSEWAPGPMGRAYTFIANYQFKKQILGGREKHQRGPDFPKVDRNGYKKRKKRTSKGIVVYYDPQPRKGHFRSAVTKPYKKYTKSCIDILSSLRKAGMSIKKISELSNDILRSKISRSTVSRLLMGHLKEENRGFNEEPIRNPHEIRTVKVDAYYKPVRGFGKVAVYVIKASRKNTSGIKTDEVLSSLVNPPETAETWYEALQNVYDRGLRMGPDTLFIADGHKGIRKALSQVYPEAGFQGCQFHKMVNLYQAFRKDRPRKKGVKWEPIRSRIYQDIFHVLDKKEALHGLIRFSDDYQSKLPKLVEGLWASFDDVTTYLDYDLADAVQNRTTGSLERNHREARRYTNGVSCYPTLDSFQRVIDSVYKNFNLEQAKKLSGMDNHSVSAWGLGEFAIPAMYPLSSH, from the coding sequence ATGATTCCAATTGACTTGGATGTAGACAGAATGGAAAAAAGGATAGAAGAACGTATACAACATTACGAACAGAAAGGATTATCGCTTCAGGAATCCATCCCCCATGTAGTGGAAGAGATCGAGGAAGATTCTGAATGGGCTCCTGGTCCCATGGGGAGGGCTTATACTTTTATAGCCAATTATCAGTTTAAAAAACAAATTTTAGGTGGCCGGGAGAAACACCAAAGGGGTCCCGATTTCCCAAAAGTAGACCGAAATGGTTATAAAAAACGTAAAAAACGCACCAGCAAAGGAATTGTGGTTTACTATGACCCCCAGCCAAGGAAAGGGCATTTCCGATCTGCGGTTACTAAACCCTACAAAAAATATACGAAGTCGTGTATAGATATTCTTTCCTCCTTACGTAAGGCCGGTATGTCCATAAAAAAAATATCCGAATTGTCGAATGATATTCTGCGATCAAAAATCTCACGCTCCACTGTGTCAAGATTACTTATGGGACATCTAAAGGAAGAGAATAGAGGATTCAATGAGGAACCCATAAGAAACCCGCATGAAATTAGGACCGTAAAGGTGGATGCTTACTACAAACCCGTTCGTGGATTCGGGAAAGTAGCTGTCTATGTCATAAAAGCGAGTAGGAAAAATACATCAGGGATAAAAACAGATGAGGTTTTATCAAGTTTGGTAAATCCCCCCGAAACAGCTGAAACTTGGTATGAAGCCCTCCAAAATGTTTACGACCGTGGTTTACGGATGGGTCCTGATACCCTTTTTATTGCTGATGGTCATAAGGGAATCAGAAAGGCGCTAAGCCAAGTATATCCCGAAGCAGGTTTTCAAGGGTGTCAATTCCACAAAATGGTGAATCTTTACCAGGCCTTCAGAAAGGATAGACCGAGAAAAAAAGGAGTGAAGTGGGAACCCATCCGAAGCCGGATTTATCAAGACATTTTTCATGTTCTTGACAAAAAAGAAGCCCTTCATGGCTTGATACGCTTTAGTGATGACTATCAATCCAAGTTGCCCAAGCTCGTTGAAGGTCTATGGGCTTCCTTTGATGATGTGACAACGTATCTCGATTACGACCTAGCGGATGCTGTTCAAAATCGTACAACGGGTTCCTTAGAGAGAAATCACAGGGAGGCCAGACGTTATACGAATGGAGTGAGCTGTTATCCTACCCTTGATTCATTCCAAAGGGTGATTGATTCCGTGTATAAAAATTTCAACTTAGAGCAGGCAAAGAAACTTAGTGGGATGGATAATCACTCTGTGTCCGCATGGGGACTGGGAGAATTCGCTATCCCTGCCATGTATCCCCTATCTTCACACTAA
- a CDS encoding reverse transcriptase domain-containing protein: MRWKKATWHIPTVADRVAQTVIKNRLEPLLETHFHGDSYGCRPKRSAHQALRVTRERCWEYDWGIDLDIVGFFDNIPHHLILRALEHVGADKVTLLYCKRWLKAPVLLPDGTSEERVKGTPQGGVVSPLLANLFLHYAFDQWIETEHPDIRFARYVDDIIVHCRNKAQAEHLLSEIRQRLAECGLELHPEKTKIFYCEDDRRNGNHDGSYPTFRCKIQERVVCGP; this comes from the coding sequence ATGCGGTGGAAAAAGGCCACTTGGCATATACCCACGGTAGCAGACCGGGTAGCCCAGACGGTAATAAAGAATCGGCTTGAGCCTCTCCTAGAGACCCACTTTCATGGAGATTCCTATGGATGTCGCCCCAAGAGATCAGCGCATCAGGCGTTACGTGTAACCCGTGAGCGCTGTTGGGAGTACGACTGGGGAATCGACCTCGACATAGTGGGCTTCTTTGACAACATTCCGCATCACCTCATTTTGAGGGCCCTTGAGCACGTTGGGGCGGATAAAGTAACGTTACTCTATTGCAAGAGGTGGCTTAAGGCACCGGTATTATTACCTGATGGGACGAGCGAGGAAAGGGTTAAGGGCACGCCGCAAGGTGGAGTCGTAAGTCCCCTCCTGGCCAATCTGTTCCTGCACTACGCTTTTGACCAATGGATAGAAACGGAGCACCCCGATATACGTTTTGCGAGGTATGTAGATGATATTATCGTCCACTGCCGGAACAAAGCGCAAGCTGAACATCTTCTTTCAGAAATTCGGCAAAGATTGGCAGAGTGCGGGCTGGAACTGCATCCGGAGAAGACCAAAATCTTCTACTGTGAAGATGATAGGCGGAACGGGAATCATGATGGGTCATATCCCACTTTCCGCTGTAAGATTCAAGAGCGGGTAGTCTGTGGTCCCTAA
- the spo0A gene encoding sporulation transcription factor Spo0A, with translation MSRVKVLLADDNREFAHLLRDHLREQEDMEVVGIAYHGEEVLKLLPECSPTILVLDIIMPHLDGLGVLERMQGLFLQNPPKIIMLTAFGQEDTTQRAVELGASYYILKPFDLDVLVERIRQIMGYVSFSSPQRTIASVARKRSANLDASITNVIHEIGVPAHIKGYLYLREAIAMVYNEVDLLGAITKTLYPRIAEMYNTTASRVERAIRHAIEVAWNRGNMDSIREWFGYTISINKAKPTNSEFIAMVADKLRLEHRAV, from the coding sequence TTGAGTAGAGTTAAGGTTTTGTTGGCGGATGACAACCGGGAATTTGCCCATCTTTTGCGTGATCATCTACGGGAACAAGAGGATATGGAGGTGGTGGGTATTGCCTATCATGGGGAAGAGGTATTGAAACTCCTGCCGGAGTGTTCCCCGACCATTCTTGTTCTAGACATTATCATGCCCCATCTGGATGGTTTGGGTGTTTTGGAACGTATGCAGGGTTTGTTTTTGCAGAATCCACCGAAAATCATCATGTTGACGGCCTTTGGGCAGGAGGATACAACCCAACGTGCAGTGGAATTGGGTGCCTCCTATTACATTCTCAAACCCTTTGATCTTGATGTTTTGGTGGAACGAATTCGACAAATTATGGGCTATGTTTCCTTTTCCTCACCCCAGCGTACCATCGCTTCAGTAGCGCGTAAGCGTTCCGCCAATCTCGATGCTAGTATTACTAACGTGATCCACGAAATTGGTGTGCCCGCCCATATCAAGGGTTATCTTTATCTGCGGGAGGCTATTGCCATGGTGTACAATGAGGTGGATCTGTTGGGGGCTATCACGAAAACGCTCTACCCACGCATTGCCGAAATGTACAATACTACAGCTAGTCGGGTAGAACGGGCGATTCGGCATGCCATTGAGGTGGCATGGAATCGTGGAAATATGGATTCTATCCGTGAATGGTTTGGTTATACTATTAGTATCAATAAAGCGAAACCCACAAACAGTGAATTCATTGCTATGGTGGCGGATAAGTTGCGTCTTGAACACCGAGCTGTCTGA
- a CDS encoding RsmE family RNA methyltransferase, with protein MKKKLQCFVSPRRIQNGHILVDNARQLHHIGTVRRNRLGDRLLFCPWEEGMETPAQFLYVAEIVAINGRYMKAKIVERQALCSEPEIRVGVAMAWLTKQAKWEWILQKGTELGASAFFMLPAERSNVPLPKAFSLRQQRWRDILHDAAVQSGRGRIPTIARLSSLEEFLLYVEKMGGKVLLAHPSAKDSFAQVAKEVSSTMYLLIGPEGGFTEREVQKVLQYGGQVVTLGSRILRAETAALALLTLVLYS; from the coding sequence GTGAAGAAAAAATTGCAATGTTTTGTTTCCCCCCGTCGAATCCAAAATGGTCATATTCTGGTCGATAATGCCCGTCAGCTTCATCACATAGGCACGGTGCGACGCAATCGCTTGGGAGATCGCTTGCTTTTTTGCCCCTGGGAAGAGGGGATGGAGACTCCGGCACAGTTTTTATATGTAGCGGAGATCGTGGCTATCAACGGACGTTATATGAAGGCTAAAATTGTTGAACGTCAGGCCCTGTGTTCTGAACCAGAGATTCGAGTTGGAGTAGCAATGGCCTGGTTGACAAAGCAGGCAAAATGGGAATGGATCCTACAAAAAGGAACCGAGTTAGGGGCATCTGCCTTTTTTATGTTGCCTGCAGAGCGAAGTAATGTTCCGTTGCCTAAGGCCTTTTCCCTACGCCAGCAACGATGGCGCGATATTCTCCACGATGCCGCTGTTCAATCGGGGCGAGGCAGGATACCCACCATAGCTAGGTTGTCATCATTGGAAGAATTTCTTTTGTATGTGGAAAAGATGGGGGGTAAGGTGTTGTTGGCTCATCCTAGCGCTAAGGATTCCTTCGCGCAGGTGGCAAAGGAGGTTTCTTCGACAATGTACCTTCTCATTGGGCCGGAGGGAGGATTTACAGAACGTGAAGTGCAAAAGGTTTTGCAATACGGAGGTCAGGTGGTGACGTTAGGGTCTCGCATTCTACGTGCAGAAACAGCAGCATTGGCTTTACTCACCTTGGTTTTGTATAGTTAA
- a CDS encoding 5' nucleotidase, NT5C type — MWFCMRIGVDLHGTVKDTPAAARAVCNQLLNLGPSLETSDYLAFEPFDSCCGAGGLKAEEVDRLWEQWAAHFYENGHPLDHAANALQNLQKDHEIHFITACNDSPDLRGITEAWLRKHSFPFTGKNLHMTCGYSRKIEVSKQLGIEIFFDDYPIDIRDLIHNKIPTIIKDAPYNRSFPYPLRRMCCWSEAEGLIWVAHKEAHKLLKALSGGDDKVILDESALFRRLGLLGMRDYGGENERERNARERGLSYVSLEGNIGCMVNGAGLAMATMDILYHFGGKPANFLDIGGNATTDHIAAAFEILMLDRQVQVIFINIFGGMVRCDVLAEGIMQAIAGATCLCPLIVRLEGTCAKEGLAILRSTQLPVLTATSMDEGARLAIQAAKENRLEGIK; from the coding sequence GTGTGGTTTTGCATGCGTATTGGTGTTGATCTTCATGGAACAGTGAAAGACACCCCTGCGGCAGCTAGGGCGGTGTGCAACCAATTGTTGAATTTAGGACCCTCGCTGGAAACATCGGATTATCTTGCTTTTGAGCCTTTTGACAGTTGTTGTGGAGCTGGTGGGTTGAAAGCGGAGGAAGTAGACCGTCTATGGGAGCAGTGGGCAGCTCATTTTTATGAAAATGGTCATCCTTTGGATCATGCGGCCAATGCTTTGCAAAATCTTCAAAAGGATCATGAAATTCATTTCATTACTGCCTGTAATGATTCACCAGATCTACGGGGTATAACGGAAGCATGGCTGAGGAAACATTCCTTCCCTTTCACAGGAAAGAATTTACATATGACTTGTGGTTATAGCAGAAAGATAGAGGTTTCCAAGCAGCTAGGGATAGAGATATTTTTCGATGATTATCCCATTGATATTAGGGATTTGATTCATAATAAAATCCCTACCATTATCAAGGATGCACCCTACAACCGGTCCTTTCCGTACCCCCTGCGGCGGATGTGCTGTTGGAGTGAAGCAGAGGGGCTTATTTGGGTTGCGCACAAGGAGGCGCATAAGCTACTGAAGGCATTGAGCGGAGGGGATGACAAGGTCATTCTAGATGAAAGTGCCTTGTTCCGTCGACTCGGTTTGTTAGGGATGCGGGATTACGGTGGGGAGAATGAGCGTGAACGGAATGCGCGCGAACGGGGCCTTAGTTATGTGTCCCTAGAAGGGAATATCGGCTGCATGGTCAACGGTGCTGGTTTGGCTATGGCGACAATGGATATCCTGTATCACTTTGGCGGCAAACCTGCTAACTTCCTTGATATAGGGGGTAATGCAACTACGGATCACATCGCAGCAGCTTTTGAAATTCTGATGCTTGATCGGCAGGTGCAGGTGATTTTCATCAATATTTTTGGCGGTATGGTCCGCTGTGATGTTTTAGCAGAAGGTATTATGCAGGCAATAGCTGGGGCAACGTGCCTTTGTCCCCTTATCGTTCGTTTGGAGGGCACATGTGCCAAGGAGGGACTTGCGATTCTACGATCTACCCAGTTGCCCGTTCTTACGGCTACTTCGATGGATGAGGGGGCAAGGTTGGCTATCCAAGCAGCCAAAGAAAATCGGCTAGAGGGTATAAAGTAG
- a CDS encoding pantoate--beta-alanine ligase, whose product MTSKKKEGKSWVEERMEMGIYPSIVSCLQAVTSPDLEEGKRLSMKTCTSVASLRSIRQAWIEGAGGSPVRVGFVLILDEVHEGHVPMLEQARRENDRVILSVYANPERMSLDHGYEYSYVNFIDDLKIPHQAGIDLAFLPTKEGLYANHYPPRIRLDDQSESVLGADYPHTFDGSGLATIVFTLCQLIQPHSLYFERNDVQSSAVIERMVKDFHVPVHMVGVPLAREEDGLVCGLGNGALTSAARRKASQFHSILATALYKGLYDHPMDMDPGDLSTARDIEEFCTIELETELRIPNLHIEYVALRTYPELRVPENLSIRPLVCFAEIWIDSEYNSTYLNESVYLNEGVWVTQEGLIK is encoded by the coding sequence ATGACCTCGAAAAAAAAAGAAGGAAAATCTTGGGTTGAGGAACGGATGGAGATGGGGATATACCCCTCCATTGTTTCTTGTTTACAGGCTGTTACATCACCGGACTTGGAAGAAGGAAAACGTTTATCTATGAAGACATGCACTTCCGTTGCTAGCTTGCGATCCATTCGACAGGCCTGGATTGAGGGGGCAGGGGGGTCGCCTGTACGGGTGGGTTTTGTCCTTATCCTGGATGAGGTGCATGAGGGGCATGTGCCGATGCTGGAACAAGCACGACGGGAAAATGACCGCGTGATCTTGTCTGTGTATGCCAATCCTGAACGAATGAGTTTGGATCATGGTTATGAGTATAGTTATGTTAATTTTATAGATGACTTGAAAATACCACATCAAGCGGGTATAGATCTTGCTTTTCTTCCTACGAAGGAAGGGTTGTATGCGAACCATTATCCCCCACGCATAAGGTTAGACGATCAGTCGGAAAGTGTGCTCGGTGCTGATTATCCCCATACTTTTGACGGATCGGGATTAGCTACCATAGTTTTTACACTGTGTCAGCTCATCCAGCCCCACTCGCTGTATTTTGAACGCAATGATGTGCAGAGTTCGGCTGTAATAGAACGGATGGTAAAAGATTTTCATGTACCAGTTCACATGGTAGGGGTTCCACTAGCGCGTGAAGAGGATGGCTTGGTGTGTGGGTTGGGAAATGGTGCGCTCACATCAGCGGCACGACGTAAGGCGTCCCAATTTCACTCGATTTTGGCAACCGCTCTTTATAAGGGCCTGTACGATCATCCGATGGATATGGATCCAGGGGATTTGAGCACTGCAAGAGACATAGAAGAATTTTGCACAATAGAGTTGGAAACAGAGTTACGCATTCCTAATCTTCACATAGAGTATGTAGCTTTGCGTACCTATCCTGAGTTGCGGGTGCCCGAGAATTTATCTATTCGTCCCCTGGTATGTTTTGCCGAGATCTGGATTGATTCAGAATATAATTCAACCTATTTAAATGAAAGTGTGTATTTAAATGAAGGTGTTTGGGTTACACAGGAAGGTCTGATAAAGTAG